A window from Flavobacteriales bacterium encodes these proteins:
- a CDS encoding RluA family pseudouridine synthase: MSTKSIEILYEDNHLIAVNKPAGLLVQGDITGDETLADLVKAYIKTSKNKPGDVYLGIVHRLDRPVSGVVLFAKTSKALVRLNKMFAERETKKVYWAVVTRRPEEETGKLVHWLRKDQEANRSKAFNNEAKHTKYAELNYKMMRGSDRYTLLEVYPKTGRHHQIRVQLAKIGCTIKGDLKYGAPRNNEDASIHLHARRLELEHPVTKVALKIVANVPLENLWQEFAKMMK, translated from the coding sequence ATGTCGACAAAATCAATTGAAATCCTCTACGAGGACAATCATCTTATTGCTGTAAATAAACCTGCCGGGCTTCTCGTGCAAGGCGACATAACTGGCGATGAAACGTTGGCGGATCTTGTAAAGGCGTACATCAAAACATCGAAGAATAAACCTGGCGATGTGTACTTGGGAATCGTTCATCGCCTTGATAGGCCTGTGAGTGGTGTGGTTCTCTTTGCCAAAACTTCGAAAGCGCTGGTGAGGTTGAATAAAATGTTTGCGGAACGCGAAACGAAAAAAGTGTATTGGGCCGTGGTGACAAGACGACCGGAAGAAGAAACTGGAAAACTTGTTCATTGGCTTCGTAAAGATCAAGAAGCGAACCGAAGCAAGGCTTTTAATAATGAAGCAAAGCACACAAAATATGCTGAGTTGAATTATAAAATGATGCGTGGTTCAGACCGATACACACTATTGGAAGTGTATCCTAAAACGGGACGTCACCATCAAATTCGGGTTCAGCTTGCTAAGATCGGTTGCACGATAAAAGGTGACCTGAAATATGGAGCCCCAAGAAATAACGAAGACGCTTCCATTCACCTTCATGCGAGACGGCTTGAACTTGAACATCCGGTAACAAAAGTTGCGCTGAAAATTGTGGCCAACGTTCCGCTGGAAAATCTGTGGCAGGAATTCGCCAAGATGATGAAGTGA